In one Candidatus Nomurabacteria bacterium genomic region, the following are encoded:
- the def gene encoding peptide deformylase, with product MFEVVKLPTKTLRERSVEVDPKEVTTPEFQAYLDELIETMFAEDGVGIASPQVGRNIRAIVVNYGKHGPECYINPVMTKASEAKVSSEEGCLSVYNEDGSTKIWGDVERHRKITVKALNRLGREVTLELRDFPAIVMQHEIDHLDGILFDKAKDTHTHDHGHSH from the coding sequence ATGTTTGAAGTCGTTAAACTCCCAACCAAGACCTTACGTGAACGCTCGGTAGAAGTTGATCCAAAAGAGGTCACTACACCTGAGTTTCAGGCCTATCTTGATGAACTCATCGAAACCATGTTCGCTGAGGATGGTGTTGGTATTGCCTCACCACAAGTTGGTCGCAATATCCGCGCCATTGTTGTGAACTACGGCAAACACGGTCCAGAATGCTATATCAACCCTGTTATGACCAAGGCCTCAGAAGCAAAAGTTTCTAGCGAAGAAGGTTGTCTTAGCGTCTACAATGAAGATGGCTCCACAAAGATTTGGGGAGATGTAGAACGTCATCGCAAGATAACGGTCAAAGCTCTCAATCGCCTTGGACGCGAAGTAACCCTCGAGTTGCGAGACTTTCCTGCTATTGTGATGCAGCATGAGATAGACCATCTCGATGGCATTCTTTTTGATAAAGCAAAAGATACACATACCCACGACCATGGACACAGCCACTAA
- a CDS encoding PEGA domain-containing protein, with amino-acid sequence MSRSRRQPPFHRRIIPWVFVIVFIVLAPTLLFYTAGYRLNPNKRVIERNGTLILDTTPGGARIFLNDQERAEKTASTIQNMNPGTYQVRFERAGYHSWNKRLEVKAEQVTFANKVYLWKQAEPKLLLESTTELLSRSNKKQRFVVAESTTTSQELLVFDNDNLSRRIQLTSKTPVHSVDWNEADDAVVANIESSDDSYWVDIRSTTNQNKLPPGEYHWHNDLLTGLNSERRYTYDPRSKQLSSIVTTDGNDELAPVTLTQSTSTNLQLLTWNNDTNRAFSLPRGNWLIHSIEEDFVLLEDGQRLLAVKNKSSVAQESYGKIQSWLLNTDIPTALVLNQNELWLWQIDQNPELLVRNSDAIISADWHPKAGTIFYATKTQVFALELDNRDGRQRTELASFESITDLATVNDHLIILGTKDGKTGVWSLDLE; translated from the coding sequence ATGTCGAGATCTCGCCGTCAGCCGCCATTTCATCGGCGCATTATCCCTTGGGTTTTTGTGATTGTTTTTATTGTTCTCGCGCCCACGCTACTCTTTTATACCGCAGGGTATCGCCTAAACCCAAATAAACGTGTCATTGAGCGCAATGGCACCCTTATCTTAGATACTACCCCTGGAGGTGCACGCATCTTTTTAAATGATCAGGAGCGTGCAGAAAAAACAGCTTCTACCATCCAAAACATGAATCCCGGCACTTATCAGGTGCGCTTTGAAAGAGCAGGCTACCATTCATGGAATAAACGTTTAGAGGTAAAAGCCGAGCAAGTGACGTTTGCAAATAAAGTCTACCTTTGGAAACAAGCCGAACCAAAACTTCTCTTAGAATCAACGACCGAACTTCTTTCGCGCAGTAACAAGAAGCAACGTTTTGTTGTTGCCGAAAGCACAACCACTTCTCAAGAATTACTTGTTTTTGATAATGATAACTTGTCTCGACGTATTCAGCTTACCTCTAAAACACCGGTCCATTCAGTGGATTGGAATGAAGCTGATGATGCCGTTGTTGCCAATATTGAATCCTCCGACGATAGCTACTGGGTAGATATTCGCTCTACAACAAATCAAAACAAACTCCCTCCTGGCGAATACCATTGGCACAATGATCTACTTACGGGTTTAAATAGCGAACGTCGCTATACCTATGATCCGCGTAGTAAACAGCTCTCGAGTATCGTGACTACAGACGGCAATGACGAACTTGCTCCTGTGACACTAACGCAAAGCACCAGCACCAACCTACAACTCCTCACCTGGAATAACGACACGAACCGCGCTTTCTCGCTTCCTCGTGGCAATTGGCTTATTCATAGCATAGAGGAAGATTTTGTCTTACTAGAGGATGGGCAGCGCTTGCTAGCCGTAAAAAATAAAAGCTCTGTCGCACAAGAAAGCTACGGCAAAATACAGTCTTGGCTATTAAACACCGATATTCCAACGGCTCTCGTACTCAATCAAAATGAGCTCTGGCTTTGGCAAATCGACCAAAATCCTGAACTTCTTGTGCGTAATAGTGATGCTATTATTAGCGCTGATTGGCATCCAAAAGCAGGTACAATTTTTTACGCAACCAAGACGCAAGTTTTTGCACTTGAACTTGATAATCGCGATGGCAGACAACGGACAGAGCTCGCCTCTTTTGAGTCTATTACGGATCTCGCGACGGTAAATGATCATCTCATTATTCTTGGAACAAAAGACGGTAAGACAGGCGTGTGGAGTTTGGATCTTGAATAA
- a CDS encoding HIT family protein → MKNTQLFLDIIAGKIPCEKVYEDDHVYAFLDIHPTNKGHVLVVPKKHSENLVDIDNETLSALIIAVKKIAAGVMQATGAQGFNIIQNNNEAAGQVIFHTHFHIIPRFENDGFKHWPGKPYEEGEAKEVAESIRASL, encoded by the coding sequence ATGAAAAACACCCAACTCTTTCTTGATATTATCGCTGGTAAAATCCCATGCGAAAAAGTGTATGAAGACGATCACGTCTATGCCTTTTTAGATATTCATCCTACAAATAAAGGTCATGTGTTAGTTGTTCCGAAGAAGCACTCAGAGAATCTCGTTGATATTGATAACGAGACGCTTAGCGCTTTGATTATCGCCGTGAAAAAAATCGCCGCCGGTGTCATGCAAGCAACTGGAGCTCAAGGATTCAATATCATCCAAAACAATAATGAAGCAGCGGGACAAGTGATTTTTCACACCCATTTTCACATTATTCCACGTTTTGAGAATGACGGATTCAAACATTGGCCAGGCAAACCGTATGAAGAGGGAGAGGCAAAAGAGGTGGCAGAGAGTATAAGGGCGTCGCTGTAG
- the amrB gene encoding AmmeMemoRadiSam system protein B: MIVFAAMVPHSPLLIPSVGKEHRDALAQTLKAYEQIEQALYLAKPDTIIIISPHAQMYPDAFSGNMSPKYIGSLKAFGDFEPLFEAKADFLLLDHIHRAMRDNKVPFTLSSSEELDYGISIPYSLLTTHLPNVKLAPLSTSMLGVAEHAQFGRELANIVRQETHRIAIIASADLSHHANEASPKGATAEGAWFETTVREAALTQNLQSLLEMDSAKCEAAGQCGQKPLAILLGALEGINLKASELSYEAPFGVGYSVIRFDLA; this comes from the coding sequence ATGATTGTCTTTGCAGCCATGGTCCCCCATTCGCCATTACTTATCCCAAGTGTTGGAAAAGAACATCGAGATGCTTTAGCGCAAACATTAAAAGCCTACGAACAAATTGAGCAGGCGCTTTATCTAGCAAAACCAGATACGATTATTATCATTTCTCCACATGCGCAAATGTATCCAGATGCTTTTAGTGGAAACATGTCTCCAAAATACATTGGATCACTAAAAGCCTTTGGGGATTTTGAACCGCTTTTTGAAGCAAAGGCGGATTTTCTTTTACTCGATCATATTCATCGCGCGATGCGTGATAACAAAGTGCCTTTTACATTGAGTTCATCTGAAGAGCTGGACTATGGTATTAGTATCCCTTATTCACTGCTTACGACACATCTACCTAATGTAAAACTCGCACCGCTTTCGACATCGATGCTTGGCGTTGCCGAGCATGCACAGTTTGGTCGCGAGCTCGCTAATATCGTACGTCAAGAAACACATCGTATTGCTATTATCGCTTCTGCGGATCTTTCGCATCATGCAAATGAAGCTTCGCCAAAAGGTGCAACAGCAGAGGGTGCTTGGTTTGAAACAACCGTCCGAGAAGCTGCGCTTACACAGAATCTTCAATCTCTCTTAGAGATGGACTCAGCTAAATGCGAAGCCGCGGGCCAATGTGGCCAAAAACCGCTAGCTATTTTACTTGGCGCCTTAGAAGGTATTAACCTAAAAGCAAGCGAGCTCTCATATGAGGCTCCATTTGGCGTAGGTTATAGCGTTATCAGATTTGATCTTGCTTAA